In the genome of Triticum urartu cultivar G1812 chromosome 5, Tu2.1, whole genome shotgun sequence, one region contains:
- the LOC125509453 gene encoding uncharacterized protein LOC125509453 isoform X2, translated as MPSFCLDLEARRSSLSLSIPLLHPAATHPLLHPAATLSSGKVAPSRPLSSRQIAPSRSLSSRISPRPGPSPPRTVPLRQGRKDTRTSWLPVPLATGRLTPATRSGQPTVGQLHPRRTKEQEAPGLLVWEQAGKYWVKCDAERTEEDP; from the exons atgccctcaTTTTGTCTGGATTTGGAGGCCCGACGCAGCTCTCTGTCTCTCTCGATCCCTCTcctccaccccgccgccacccaccctctcctccaccccgccgccacccTCTCCTCCGGCAAGGTCGCTCCGTCTCGACCCCTCTCCTCCCGCCAGATCGCCCCGTCCAGGTCCCTCTCCTCCCGCATATCGCCCCGTCCCGGTCCATCTCCGCCCCGTACTGTCCCTCTCCGGCAAGGTCGCAAGGACACTCGGACGTCTTGGTTACCTGTCCCTCTCGCCACCG GACGCCTCACTCCAGCCACCCGATCTGGGCAGCCCACGGTAGGTCAACTCCACCCCCGGAGGACTAAGGAGCAAGAGGCACCGGGGCTCTTGGTCTGGGAGCAAGCAGG GAAATATTGGGTGAAGTGTGATGCTGAACGGACAGAGGAAGATCCTTGA
- the LOC125509453 gene encoding uncharacterized protein LOC125509453 isoform X1: MPSFCLDLEARRSSLSLSIPLLHPAATHPLLHPAATLSSGKVAPSRPLSSRQIAPSRSLSSRISPRPGPSPPRTVPLRQGRKDTRTSWLPVPLATAGRLTPATRSGQPTVGQLHPRRTKEQEAPGLLVWEQAGKYWVKCDAERTEEDP, from the exons atgccctcaTTTTGTCTGGATTTGGAGGCCCGACGCAGCTCTCTGTCTCTCTCGATCCCTCTcctccaccccgccgccacccaccctctcctccaccccgccgccacccTCTCCTCCGGCAAGGTCGCTCCGTCTCGACCCCTCTCCTCCCGCCAGATCGCCCCGTCCAGGTCCCTCTCCTCCCGCATATCGCCCCGTCCCGGTCCATCTCCGCCCCGTACTGTCCCTCTCCGGCAAGGTCGCAAGGACACTCGGACGTCTTGGTTACCTGTCCCTCTCGCCACCG CAGGACGCCTCACTCCAGCCACCCGATCTGGGCAGCCCACGGTAGGTCAACTCCACCCCCGGAGGACTAAGGAGCAAGAGGCACCGGGGCTCTTGGTCTGGGAGCAAGCAGG GAAATATTGGGTGAAGTGTGATGCTGAACGGACAGAGGAAGATCCTTGA